In a single window of the Helicobacter sp. MIT 99-5507 genome:
- a CDS encoding acetate kinase: protein MKILVLNSGSSSLKFKLYEDKYPIANGVIEKIGEHQGKTTLQSLKTQEKVSLDDPVPNHQRGVEMIESFFRQTGFLKNLNELDGCGHRVVHGGKNLTKPCVIDDKVLKEIRRVAVIAPLHNPAHIIGIRAMMEAAPKVKNVAVFDTAFHSSLPEHAFMYALPYDFYEDEGVRKYGFHGTSHSYVSKKAAEFLGIEYDKFNAITAHLGNGASLCAIENGKSIDTSMGFTPLEGLMMGTRCGDLDPAIMSHLVRILHYTTEELDVIMNKKSGFLGICGHNDLRDVENLIEQGDQKAKLAKDMYIYRLVKYIGSYFAILPRTDALIFTAGVGENADDIRKLVCAKLAHLGFELDENINKGLRGELKLISKQSSKVKILIVPTDEELEIASITESLIK from the coding sequence ATGAAAATTTTAGTTTTAAACTCAGGTTCAAGCTCTTTAAAATTCAAACTTTATGAAGACAAATACCCTATTGCTAACGGAGTAATAGAAAAAATAGGTGAACATCAAGGTAAAACAACCCTACAAAGTTTAAAAACTCAAGAAAAAGTAAGCCTTGATGATCCAGTGCCAAACCATCAGCGGGGTGTAGAGATGATAGAATCATTTTTTAGGCAAACTGGATTTTTAAAAAATTTAAATGAACTTGATGGTTGCGGTCATAGAGTAGTCCATGGAGGCAAAAACCTTACCAAGCCTTGTGTTATCGATGATAAAGTATTAAAAGAAATTCGCCGTGTTGCAGTCATCGCCCCACTTCATAATCCAGCTCATATCATAGGCATTCGTGCTATGATGGAAGCTGCTCCAAAGGTCAAAAATGTAGCTGTGTTTGATACGGCTTTTCATTCAAGTTTGCCAGAACATGCTTTTATGTATGCTTTACCTTATGATTTTTATGAAGATGAAGGTGTTAGAAAATATGGCTTTCATGGCACTTCTCATTCTTATGTGAGTAAAAAGGCAGCTGAGTTTTTAGGCATTGAATATGATAAATTTAATGCTATCACTGCACATCTTGGCAATGGAGCAAGTCTTTGTGCTATAGAAAATGGTAAAAGCATAGATACTTCTATGGGCTTTACGCCTTTAGAAGGGCTTATGATGGGCACAAGATGTGGAGATCTTGATCCTGCGATTATGTCCCATTTGGTGCGAATTTTACACTACACTACAGAAGAACTTGATGTTATAATGAATAAAAAAAGTGGTTTTTTGGGAATTTGTGGGCACAATGACTTAAGAGATGTTGAGAATCTTATTGAACAAGGTGATCAAAAAGCTAAACTTGCAAAAGATATGTATATCTACCGCCTTGTGAAATACATAGGCTCATATTTTGCGATATTACCTCGCACTGATGCTTTGATCTTTACAGCTGGAGTTGGTGAAAATGCTGATGATATAAGAAAGCTTGTATGCGCTAAACTTGCCCATCTTGGCTTTGAACTTGATGAAAATATAAATAAAGGCTTAAGAGGGGAGCTTAAACTCATCTCAAAACAAAGCTCAAAAGTAAAAATTCTCATAGTGCCAACCGATGAAGAGCTTGAAATCGCAAGTATAACTGAAAGTCTAATCAAATAA
- the pta gene encoding phosphate acetyltransferase: MKSLYLIRSSHKDLNRKITAELLELLSQKYKKLALFCPVVSEDTIESLRIFIQDFDLKQDLASAYSFNFQNGLKSYNEDQNIFIDKIINDYEKLTMEYDFVFVAGFSRFGILGSFEINTRLAKELNAPIYAIVEKDNALMSKDYLKKRLNHENFIIIDQWFNKQDFKEFDNYQFLTPNRFRYDLIQRAKKDKKIIVLPESDDERILKACEILKNLEVVDIILLGDEKEIRQKADKLELRLKDVQILNPLNSPFHEEFANKLHETRKAKGMSLEEAKKLVLDRTYFGTLLVYTNKAHAMVSGASTTTAETIRPALQLIKTKEGVKTVSGMFFMSLEDSLLVFADCAVTPNPTPEQIAEIAYSSANTAEAFGLNPKVAILSYSSGDSGSGKSVEASKEATKIAKERYPDLFIDGPLQFDAAIDEITAKSKMPNSKVAGKANVFVFPDLNAANIGYKAVQRTANALAIGPILQGLKKPVNDLSRGCLVDDVVNTVILSAIQAKDNK, from the coding sequence ATGAAAAGCCTCTATCTTATCCGCTCAAGCCATAAAGATTTAAATCGCAAAATCACTGCAGAGTTACTTGAACTTTTAAGCCAAAAATATAAAAAACTTGCTCTTTTTTGTCCTGTGGTAAGTGAAGACACCATAGAAAGCTTAAGAATCTTCATCCAAGACTTTGACTTAAAACAAGACCTAGCAAGTGCTTATAGTTTTAATTTCCAAAATGGACTTAAATCTTACAATGAAGATCAAAATATCTTTATAGATAAAATAATTAATGATTATGAAAAACTTACCATGGAATATGATTTTGTCTTTGTGGCTGGTTTTTCAAGGTTTGGGATTCTAGGTTCTTTTGAAATCAATACTAGACTTGCCAAAGAACTCAATGCTCCAATTTATGCCATAGTTGAAAAAGATAATGCCTTGATGAGTAAAGATTATCTTAAAAAAAGACTAAATCATGAGAATTTTATCATTATTGATCAGTGGTTTAATAAGCAAGATTTTAAAGAATTTGATAATTATCAATTCCTAACACCTAATCGCTTTAGATATGATCTCATACAAAGGGCCAAAAAAGATAAAAAAATCATAGTCTTACCAGAAAGTGATGATGAGAGAATTTTAAAAGCTTGTGAGATACTTAAAAATCTTGAAGTAGTTGATATTATATTACTTGGTGATGAAAAAGAAATTCGCCAAAAAGCTGATAAGTTAGAACTTAGACTTAAAGATGTGCAAATTTTAAATCCACTAAATTCACCTTTTCATGAAGAATTTGCTAATAAATTACATGAAACAAGAAAGGCTAAAGGCATGAGCCTAGAGGAAGCTAAAAAATTAGTTTTAGATAGAACTTATTTTGGCACGCTTTTGGTTTATACTAATAAAGCTCATGCAATGGTAAGTGGAGCAAGCACAACTACAGCTGAGACCATACGCCCTGCTTTGCAACTTATTAAAACAAAAGAAGGTGTAAAAACCGTTTCTGGTATGTTTTTTATGAGTTTAGAAGATAGCTTGCTTGTTTTTGCTGATTGTGCAGTAACTCCAAATCCAACTCCAGAACAAATAGCTGAAATAGCCTATTCAAGTGCCAATACAGCCGAAGCATTTGGGCTTAATCCAAAGGTTGCAATCTTATCTTACTCAAGTGGAGATAGTGGCAGTGGAAAGAGTGTAGAAGCAAGCAAGGAAGCGACAAAAATAGCTAAAGAAAGGTATCCAGATTTGTTTATTGATGGTCCTTTACAATTTGATGCAGCTATTGATGAGATAACTGCAAAAAGTAAAATGCCTAATTCTAAAGTCGCAGGCAAAGCAAATGTCTTTGTTTTCCCTGATTTAAATGCTGCAAATATAGGCTATAAAGCCGTGCAAAGAACAGCAAATGCCCTAGCTATAGGTCCTATATTACAAGGACTTAAAAAGCCAGTAAATGACTTAAGTAGAGGATGTTTGGTCGATGATGTAGTAAATACCGTGATATTAAGTGCTATACAAGCAAAAGATAACAAATAA
- a CDS encoding TIGR00366 family protein — protein sequence MIGKISSFMSRLVQRYLPDPLVFVVLLTIIVFVWGLCVVEPKEGQNSIMAIVGFWGDGFWSFLAFTTQMAMIVVTGFALASSD from the coding sequence ATGATAGGAAAGATCTCATCGTTTATGTCGCGGTTGGTGCAAAGATATTTGCCCGACCCATTAGTTTTTGTTGTTCTTTTAACTATTATTGTTTTTGTTTGGGGACTATGTGTAGTTGAACCAAAAGAAGGACAAAATTCTATTATGGCTATAGTTGGCTTTTGGGGTGATGGATTCTGGAGTTTTCTAGCTTTTACAACTCAAATGGCTATGATAGTTGTTACAGGTTTTGCTCTAGCAAGCTCTGATTAA
- a CDS encoding TIGR00366 family protein gives MSCFFCKNTKTRCGISMFFGGLASAINWGFGLVIGALFAKQIARNLKAVDYGLLIACAYIGFMT, from the coding sequence ATTTCTTGCTTCTTTTGCAAAAACACCAAAACAAGGTGTGGCATTAGTATGTTTTTTGGAGGATTAGCAAGTGCAATAAATTGGGGCTTTGGGCTCGTTATTGGTGCGCTTTTTGCCAAACAAATTGCTAGAAATTTAAAGGCAGTTGATTATGGTTTGCTAATAGCTTGTGCATATATAGGCTTTATGACTTAG
- a CDS encoding copper resistance protein CopD, protein MAALYPYFLIVHLICAIIFLGFIFTDVVLFSAVRKKLGDEMADKMFGAISSRGIKIMPLCLLLLVITGGGMLSIYVNSSVGYFETSQQQFLMFKVLLALLIVAMVITSLSCKFLGKRNPIGKIIHPVALILGFGIVLCAKLAFYW, encoded by the coding sequence ATGGCTGCGTTATATCCGTATTTTCTTATCGTGCATTTGATTTGTGCGATTATATTTTTGGGTTTTATTTTTACCGATGTGGTGTTGTTTTCAGCTGTTCGTAAGAAATTGGGCGATGAAATGGCAGATAAAATGTTTGGGGCAATCTCAAGTCGTGGAATAAAGATTATGCCACTATGTTTGTTATTGCTTGTTATTACTGGTGGAGGAATGCTAAGTATTTATGTAAATTCTAGTGTTGGTTATTTTGAAACTAGTCAGCAGCAATTTTTAATGTTTAAAGTTTTGCTTGCATTATTAATTGTTGCTATGGTTATCACCTCGCTATCTTGTAAGTTTTTAGGCAAGCGCAATCCTATTGGTAAGATTATCCATCCAGTTGCTTTAATACTTGGCTTTGGAATCGTGCTTTGTGCTAAGCTTGCGTTTTATTGGTGA
- a CDS encoding MBL fold metallo-hydrolase — translation MQNKFSYPKEYTKKHIKSSTNFKNNKAQNKEPIKRMTKIQRQNIESKIQNQIFQTKPKNLLRELLSPDKVVIPSVKSDLLQIPKEDSFVWFGHSSLFFWLNSKTLLIDPVLKSCASPIPFLIKPFSGADIYSASDLPKIDYLFITHNHYDHLSKSTIKALVNKIGHVITPLGVGKYLIKFGIKPCQIYELDWDESLKLDSTLRTHCLTTRHFSGRGIFDRNKSLWASFMLESKDKKIFLSGDGGYGMHFKAIGKKFKYIDFAFIENGQYNIKWAQVHSFPKESLQALKDLNVKKAMPIHNSKFKISTHNWRDPLDSLLALYNKDENINFALLTPKIGEITPLWRDINTPRWWQEIKS, via the coding sequence GTGCAAAATAAGTTTTCATATCCAAAAGAATATACAAAAAAACATATAAAATCTTCAACAAATTTTAAAAATAATAAGGCACAAAACAAAGAGCCTATAAAGCGTATGACGAAGATTCAAAGACAAAATATAGAATCCAAAATACAAAATCAAATATTTCAAACAAAGCCAAAAAATCTTTTAAGAGAGCTTTTATCACCTGATAAGGTGGTGATTCCAAGTGTAAAAAGTGATTTATTACAGATTCCAAAAGAAGATAGTTTTGTATGGTTTGGGCATTCTTCTTTGTTTTTTTGGTTAAATAGCAAGACTTTGTTAATTGACCCCGTGCTTAAATCCTGTGCTTCACCTATTCCATTTCTTATCAAGCCTTTTAGTGGGGCAGATATTTATAGTGCAAGTGATTTGCCAAAGATAGATTATTTATTTATCACACATAATCATTACGATCATCTAAGCAAATCTACAATTAAAGCTTTGGTAAATAAAATAGGACATGTCATCACTCCACTTGGTGTAGGAAAATATCTCATCAAATTTGGTATAAAGCCTTGCCAAATATACGAACTTGATTGGGATGAGAGCTTAAAGCTAGATTCTACTTTGCGCACTCATTGCCTTACTACAAGGCATTTTTCTGGACGCGGTATTTTTGATAGAAATAAGAGTTTATGGGCGTCATTTATGTTAGAAAGTAAAGATAAAAAGATATTTTTAAGTGGTGATGGTGGATATGGTATGCATTTTAAAGCAATAGGCAAGAAATTCAAGTATATTGATTTTGCTTTTATTGAAAATGGGCAATATAATATTAAATGGGCTCAAGTACATTCTTTTCCAAAAGAAAGCTTGCAAGCTTTGAAAGATTTAAATGTAAAAAAAGCAATGCCAATCCACAACTCAAAATTTAAAATCTCTACACATAATTGGCGTGATCCATTAGATTCATTGCTTGCACTTTATAATAAAGATGAAAATATTAATTTTGCTCTACTTACACCAAAAATCGGTGAAATTACACCATTATGGCGGGATATAAATACACCACGATGGTGGCAAGAAATAAAATCTTAA
- a CDS encoding phosphate/phosphite/phosphonate ABC transporter substrate-binding protein, translating to MKKTLLLGAVAYDPKVVPIWDIIRDYANDGDFGIKLDYVLFSNYERQVESLLRGHIDIAWNTNVAWIRTLHATHKKAQALIMRDTDIEFTTKFVARKNSNLQNLSDLRGKKFGLGSRDSAQAAIIPLYYLQKASIATEIVRYDSDLGKHGDTGRSEFDVLDAIKQGKLDAGAIGSSTWIRVLQEGSYPEIASFWTSPGYCHCNFSVLPSFSKELSECFSKMLLSQNERKNDPIITKMMSMEGLNQWKEVGKSELNGYNDLYSAMEEQNLLENNL from the coding sequence ATGAAAAAAACTTTATTATTAGGCGCGGTAGCCTATGACCCAAAGGTTGTTCCGATTTGGGACATTATACGAGATTATGCAAATGATGGAGATTTTGGAATCAAGCTTGATTATGTTTTATTTAGTAATTATGAACGACAAGTTGAGTCGCTTTTGCGCGGACATATTGACATTGCTTGGAACACCAATGTTGCGTGGATTCGCACATTGCACGCGACACATAAAAAAGCGCAAGCTTTGATTATGCGCGACACAGATATTGAATTTACGACAAAATTTGTCGCTCGCAAAAATAGCAATTTGCAGAATCTAAGCGACTTGCGGGGCAAAAAATTTGGCTTAGGCAGCAGAGATTCCGCACAAGCAGCGATTATTCCGCTATATTATCTGCAAAAAGCAAGCATTGCGACAGAAATTGTCCGATACGATAGCGACTTAGGCAAGCACGGCGACACGGGCAGGAGCGAATTTGATGTGCTTGATGCAATCAAGCAAGGTAAGCTTGACGCGGGCGCGATTGGCTCAAGCACGTGGATACGCGTTTTGCAGGAGGGTAGTTACCCAGAAATTGCGAGCTTTTGGACAAGTCCGGGCTATTGTCATTGCAATTTTTCCGTGCTACCTAGCTTTAGCAAGGAGCTTAGCGAATGCTTTTCTAAGATGTTATTAAGCCAAAATGAGCGTAAAAATGACCCAATTATTACAAAAATGATGAGCATGGAGGGCTTAAATCAATGGAAAGAAGTCGGCAAGAGCGAACTTAATGGCTATAATGATTTATACAGCGCAATGGAAGAACAAAATTTATTAGAAAATAATTTATAA
- a CDS encoding acyl-CoA dehydrogenase family protein codes for METQTKEFGSKFVTPITKSVDEEGRFPKEAYDALRKEGFMGLLVPREFGGLGGGDYHHAKVCSILAGFDATTALCYMMHNTAIAAVRTFASPSLQAEVLPKVAKGELTFALAYSESGSGTHFDTPDMIEEESGDSRILKGRKSFVTAAEFADIYLTYTNSCKLKGKRNNWLVERNSENLVHEHNVWNGLGMRGNNSKPVQYNGVKVSNSWLLGEEGGGEEQAGIVAMFFVTGLGAIYAGLGNTAYSVALAHTKERKYTNGNALSDIELVRIHLATLYTKAQSALALVFEAARALDNNEPDFATKIFACRINATELVTDICTLAMRLGGGKAYSKLLPLERYLRDSYAAQVMAPSLDVVKIWLGDALRK; via the coding sequence TTGGAAACCCAGACAAAGGAGTTTGGGAGTAAATTTGTTACACCTATAACAAAAAGTGTTGATGAAGAGGGAAGATTCCCTAAAGAAGCCTATGATGCGTTGCGTAAGGAAGGTTTTATGGGCTTGCTTGTGCCTCGTGAATTTGGCGGACTAGGCGGCGGGGATTATCACCATGCTAAGGTTTGCAGTATTTTAGCTGGCTTTGATGCAACAACGGCTTTATGCTACATGATGCATAATACTGCTATTGCTGCTGTTCGCACATTTGCAAGCCCTAGTTTGCAGGCTGAAGTATTGCCAAAAGTGGCAAAAGGTGAGCTTACATTTGCACTTGCATATAGCGAAAGTGGTTCGGGAACACATTTTGATACACCTGACATGATAGAAGAAGAAAGTGGGGATTCTCGGATATTAAAAGGGCGTAAAAGCTTTGTTACAGCTGCAGAATTTGCAGATATTTACCTTACATATACTAATTCATGTAAACTAAAAGGCAAGCGCAACAATTGGCTTGTGGAGCGTAATAGTGAAAATCTCGTGCATGAACATAATGTGTGGAACGGGCTTGGAATGCGCGGGAATAATTCCAAACCTGTGCAATACAATGGTGTAAAAGTGTCTAATTCATGGCTTCTTGGTGAAGAAGGTGGCGGTGAAGAACAAGCAGGAATTGTTGCTATGTTTTTTGTAACTGGGCTTGGTGCGATTTATGCAGGGCTTGGAAATACTGCATACAGCGTTGCTTTAGCGCATACTAAAGAGCGAAAATATACAAATGGCAACGCCCTAAGTGATATTGAGCTTGTGCGAATCCATCTTGCCACGCTTTACACAAAGGCTCAAAGTGCGCTTGCACTGGTGTTTGAAGCGGCACGAGCGCTTGATAACAATGAACCAGATTTTGCGACAAAAATCTTTGCATGCCGAATTAACGCAACCGAGCTTGTAACCGATATTTGCACCCTTGCGATGCGACTTGGCGGTGGTAAGGCATATAGTAAACTGCTTCCATTGGAGCGTTATTTACGCGATTCTTATGCTGCACAAGTGATGGCTCCTAGCCTTGATGTTGTGAAAATATGGCTTGGAGACGCTTTGCGTAAGTAG
- a CDS encoding ferritin-like domain-containing protein: MQHSLIMDDVPISKPFFLRLENAFLLASTNDFIEILSAYDNLEQELVSWCNFKGEKFISKTKLKNCYAYQLRKDSAARFLHFNHDLSLAPDEIGLAPQGVRPEIASPNYHFELNNKDEMWSKNLAGIYEDSKNSQWNATKDIDWQEIPNYPTKLEFAIAQIMTYLVENEFSALYIPAKFLSQVSPFFTQIPLLLSSIIGDEARHIETFTKRAKATGLGVLYSTKTTQQSLFSLFKEDNYLASSFLLHIMGEGTFIDLLKFLEDCAKDEPTKKLLNLARKDESRHVAYGMSNVKAAIAQNPNKINILKDAVFRRQIYLDETSGESTLLIESLAIFAGGGESIAHFKDGFEQVENLKKQMEKNRTKRLVECGIDEELARDLSRAHTPNFM; encoded by the coding sequence ATGCAGCATTCCCTTATTATGGACGATGTCCCGATTTCTAAGCCTTTCTTTTTGCGTCTTGAAAATGCCTTTTTGCTTGCTAGCACAAATGATTTTATCGAGATTCTAAGTGCCTATGATAATTTGGAGCAAGAGCTTGTTTCATGGTGTAACTTCAAGGGTGAAAAATTTATTTCTAAAACTAAGCTTAAAAATTGCTATGCTTATCAACTGCGCAAAGATTCTGCTGCACGATTTTTGCATTTTAACCACGATTTATCCCTAGCTCCCGATGAAATAGGGCTTGCACCGCAAGGAGTGCGCCCTGAAATTGCTAGCCCAAATTATCATTTTGAGCTAAATAATAAAGATGAAATGTGGAGTAAAAATCTTGCTGGAATCTATGAAGATTCTAAAAATTCACAATGGAATGCAACTAAAGATATAGATTGGCAGGAGATTCCAAACTATCCTACTAAACTAGAATTTGCAATAGCACAAATTATGACTTATTTAGTAGAGAATGAATTTAGCGCATTATATATTCCTGCTAAATTTTTATCTCAAGTTTCGCCATTTTTTACGCAGATTCCATTATTGCTTTCTAGCATTATTGGCGATGAAGCTAGGCATATTGAAACCTTCACCAAACGCGCAAAAGCCACAGGGCTAGGCGTTTTATATTCCACAAAAACAACGCAACAAAGTCTATTTAGCCTATTTAAAGAGGATAACTATCTTGCTTCAAGCTTTTTGTTACATATTATGGGTGAAGGAACTTTTATTGATTTGCTGAAGTTTTTGGAAGATTGTGCCAAAGATGAGCCGACAAAAAAGCTTTTAAACCTTGCAAGAAAAGATGAAAGCCGCCATGTTGCGTATGGAATGAGTAATGTTAAAGCAGCGATTGCGCAAAATCCGAATAAGATTAATATACTCAAAGATGCCGTTTTTCGTAGACAGATTTATCTTGATGAAACTAGTGGGGAATCTACATTACTCATAGAATCGCTTGCTATTTTTGCTGGAGGTGGAGAAAGTATAGCACATTTTAAAGATGGATTTGAACAAGTTGAGAATCTAAAAAAGCAAATGGAAAAAAATCGAACAAAAAGGCTTGTTGAATGTGGAATTGATGAGGAATTAGCACGAGATTTGAGCCGAGCGCATACACCAAATTTTATGTAA
- a CDS encoding helix-turn-helix domain-containing protein, translating into MSDKKYEAYLFFFNNTLLVKLGFKYKDLFFTQMQRVASVHLIQNTPLKDENLSQIVSAFAPYFQPNSAHLDPLIELKFEELFLHLALSKNSLFLSFLKTIFNTSRLRLDQLFAYCESEFLSVADMAEFAGLDNASFSREFKQYFKISPKKWLDEKRLLKAKFLLQYADKNVNEICTDCGFSSPAWFIARFKEQFNQTQKQYQKALQKA; encoded by the coding sequence ATAAGTGATAAAAAATATGAAGCATATTTATTCTTTTTTAACAACACTCTTTTAGTAAAGCTTGGCTTTAAGTATAAAGACTTATTTTTTACTCAAATGCAAAGAGTAGCTTCAGTGCATTTAATACAAAATACACCTTTAAAAGATGAAAACTTAAGCCAGATAGTATCAGCCTTTGCTCCTTATTTTCAACCCAACTCAGCTCATCTTGATCCCTTGATAGAGCTTAAATTTGAAGAGCTATTTTTGCACCTTGCTCTAAGTAAAAATTCTTTATTTTTAAGCTTTTTAAAAACTATCTTTAATACAAGTCGTTTAAGGCTTGATCAGCTTTTTGCTTATTGTGAGAGTGAGTTTTTAAGTGTGGCTGATATGGCTGAGTTTGCAGGGCTTGATAATGCTAGCTTTTCGCGTGAGTTTAAGCAGTATTTTAAAATCTCGCCTAAAAAATGGCTTGATGAAAAACGCCTTTTAAAAGCAAAATTCTTACTTCAATATGCTGATAAAAATGTAAATGAAATTTGCACAGATTGTGGTTTTAGCTCACCAGCTTGGTTTATAGCTCGCTTTAAAGAGCAATTTAATCAAACTCAAAAGCAGTATCAAAAGGCTTTGCAAAAAGCCTAA
- a CDS encoding ATP-binding protein, producing the protein MKIKFFISAVLAASLTHGIFASELKNVDLEGFASPESVFVDEDFIYVSNIGTKADPLGKDGDGFISKLDKNAKVVDKSFASKLNAPKGMARLDNRLFVVDIDTLYAFDVRNKKELLKININGAVFLNDIAVLDANTLLVSDTGTGIIHRINLGDNSVNEFYRLDLSQFGGGNGLAIDTKNNALIIASYHPDGVSGGKVIRLNLANKNIETLIDTKGAYDGVAVLENGDILVSSWGENLQGVIYRMSLIL; encoded by the coding sequence ATGAAAATAAAGTTTTTTATCAGTGCTGTTTTAGCGGCGAGTTTAACTCATGGGATATTTGCAAGCGAGCTTAAAAATGTGGATTTAGAAGGTTTTGCAAGTCCAGAAAGTGTATTTGTAGATGAGGATTTTATATATGTAAGCAACATAGGCACAAAAGCCGATCCTTTGGGAAAAGATGGTGATGGTTTTATCAGCAAACTTGATAAAAATGCTAAAGTTGTAGATAAGAGTTTTGCTTCAAAACTCAATGCCCCAAAAGGTATGGCAAGGCTTGATAATAGGCTTTTTGTAGTGGATATTGACACACTTTATGCCTTTGATGTAAGAAACAAAAAAGAGCTTTTAAAGATAAATATCAATGGGGCTGTCTTTTTAAATGATATTGCTGTTTTAGATGCAAATACCTTGCTAGTAAGCGATACAGGCACAGGGATAATTCATAGAATCAATCTTGGAGATAATTCTGTGAATGAGTTTTACAGACTTGATCTAAGTCAGTTTGGCGGAGGAAATGGATTAGCAATTGATACAAAAAATAATGCTCTTATTATAGCAAGCTATCACCCAGATGGAGTTAGCGGAGGTAAGGTTATAAGGCTAAATCTAGCAAATAAAAACATTGAAACCTTGATAGATACAAAAGGAGCATACGATGGCGTGGCTGTGCTTGAGAATGGAGATATCTTAGTAAGCTCATGGGGTGAGAATCTACAAGGTGTAATTTACCGAATGAGTTTGATTTTATAA
- a CDS encoding group III truncated hemoglobin has protein sequence MNCNKKSTKIDKESIDKLMNVFYEKIRKDENLGPIFNSKVGTSEEAWDAHKAKIGNFWQGMLLGEGDYKGHPMKAHLELPPFPREFFDIWLELFEKSLNDIFTPENVNIILQRAQMIAINFQNVLYSEQRF, from the coding sequence ATGAATTGTAACAAAAAAAGCACCAAAATAGATAAAGAAAGCATAGATAAACTGATGAATGTCTTTTATGAAAAGATTAGAAAAGATGAGAACTTAGGGCCAATTTTTAATTCAAAAGTTGGCACAAGTGAAGAAGCTTGGGATGCTCACAAAGCTAAAATAGGTAATTTTTGGCAAGGAATGCTACTTGGTGAGGGAGATTATAAAGGACATCCTATGAAAGCTCATCTTGAACTACCACCTTTTCCACGTGAATTTTTTGATATCTGGCTAGAGCTTTTTGAAAAAAGCTTAAATGATATATTTACTCCTGAAAATGTAAATATTATTTTACAAAGAGCACAAATGATAGCAATAAATTTCCAAAATGTGCTATATTCTGAACAAAGATTCTAG
- a CDS encoding Crp/Fnr family transcriptional regulator, giving the protein MKECIKYLEKIGTKRLYEKGSIIFFEGENAQKFFLLLKGVVRVYKSISINKELNLHYFKAFDFIAEMPAFKKASYPANAVCEQDCELLELDFDTFEQSCLKDGKIALMMINSLFAKIMILEKELLRGSMELRKRFIFFILENESNLDQLSQRQIAIFLNARAESLSRIIKEFKVKQLISTQKGKIKLENKQALQNELW; this is encoded by the coding sequence ATGAAAGAATGTATAAAATACTTAGAAAAAATCGGCACAAAAAGGCTTTATGAAAAAGGTAGTATCATCTTTTTTGAAGGAGAAAATGCCCAAAAATTTTTCTTGCTTTTAAAGGGTGTAGTGCGTGTTTATAAAAGTATTTCTATAAATAAAGAGTTAAATTTGCATTATTTTAAAGCTTTTGATTTTATTGCTGAAATGCCAGCTTTTAAAAAAGCTTCTTATCCAGCAAATGCAGTTTGTGAGCAAGATTGCGAGCTTTTAGAGCTTGATTTTGATACTTTTGAGCAATCTTGTTTAAAAGATGGAAAAATTGCACTTATGATGATTAATTCTTTGTTTGCAAAGATTATGATACTTGAAAAAGAGCTTTTAAGAGGCTCTATGGAGCTTAGAAAACGTTTTATTTTTTTTATACTTGAAAATGAGTCAAATTTAGATCAACTTTCTCAACGACAAATTGCTATATTTTTAAATGCAAGGGCTGAATCTTTATCTAGGATTATTAAAGAATTTAAAGTTAAGCAGCTCATCAGCACACAAAAAGGTAAAATTAAACTTGAAAATAAGCAAGCTTTACAAAATGAACTTTGGTGA